Proteins from one Planctomyces sp. SH-PL62 genomic window:
- a CDS encoding histone deacetylase, giving the protein MDVFYTDQFALPLPASHTFPLAKYALLRRRLLDERIVPPEWLHIPDAATPQEILRAHDASYYERVVAGRLSESEVRELGLPWSPELVERSLRSCGATLAAVRSVLADASRCGPERGGLCVAVNLAGGTHHAFRDHGAGYCVFNDAAVAARAMQAEGLCRRVLVIDCDVHQGDGTASIFADDPEVYTFSIHGARNYPLRKQRSRLDVELDDGTEDDAYLAALEPALETAIEESEAELAIYLAGSDPFAGDRLGRMKLSRAGLAARDRLVFEACREAGLPVATAMAGGYARDIEDTVSIQAETVRIAASMSTMELRGG; this is encoded by the coding sequence ATGGACGTCTTCTACACGGATCAGTTCGCGCTCCCGCTCCCCGCCAGCCACACGTTCCCCCTGGCCAAATACGCCCTCCTGCGGCGGCGACTGCTCGATGAGCGGATCGTCCCGCCGGAGTGGCTCCACATCCCCGACGCGGCCACCCCCCAAGAAATCCTCCGCGCCCACGACGCCTCGTACTACGAACGGGTCGTCGCAGGTCGGCTCTCCGAGTCGGAGGTCCGCGAGCTGGGGCTGCCGTGGTCGCCCGAGCTGGTGGAGCGTTCGCTCCGATCCTGCGGAGCGACGCTCGCGGCGGTTCGCTCCGTGCTGGCGGACGCCTCGCGATGCGGACCCGAGCGCGGCGGCCTTTGCGTCGCCGTCAATCTGGCGGGGGGGACGCACCACGCCTTCCGCGACCACGGCGCGGGCTACTGCGTGTTCAACGACGCAGCCGTCGCGGCCCGCGCGATGCAAGCCGAAGGGCTCTGTCGCCGGGTCCTCGTCATCGACTGCGACGTCCACCAGGGGGATGGCACCGCCTCGATCTTCGCCGACGACCCCGAGGTCTACACGTTCTCGATCCACGGCGCGAGGAACTATCCGCTCCGCAAGCAGAGAAGCCGCCTCGACGTCGAGCTGGACGACGGGACCGAGGACGACGCCTATCTCGCCGCGTTGGAGCCGGCCCTGGAGACCGCCATCGAGGAGTCCGAGGCCGAGCTGGCGATCTATCTGGCGGGCTCCGATCCCTTCGCCGGAGACCGCCTGGGCCGGATGAAGCTGAGCCGCGCGGGGCTGGCCGCGCGCGACCGCCTGGTGTTCGAGGCCTGCCGGGAGGCCGGGCTGCCGGTGGCGACGGCCATGGCCGGGGGCTACGCCCGCGACATTGAAGACACGGTCTCGATCCAGGCGGAGACGGTGCGCATCGCCGCGTCGATGAGCACGATGGAACTCAGGGGCGGCTGA